A single region of the Halopiger xanaduensis SH-6 genome encodes:
- a CDS encoding S26 family signal peptidase, whose translation MSDRPPDESSTDAATDVDPTDADTGADSDETAADSSSVTADRFLRWLRRSDDPRSAVVRDVLSAVAIVSLVGLVLFAVSGVWPPLVAIESGSMEPNMNTGDLVFVVATDRFVGDESVADTGVVTLENGRESGYETFDRSGDVVVFRPDGNDSRTPVIHRAHFWVEAGENWVDTEAESANLRGTTCDAVAACPAPHDGFVTKGDNNGMYDQVTNAGAETTVVRPDWVVGKAAFRIPWLGRLRLVLESLLSQSIDIGVHRLTGPSPR comes from the coding sequence ATGTCCGACCGTCCCCCTGACGAGTCCTCCACTGACGCTGCTACCGATGTCGACCCCACCGATGCCGATACCGGTGCCGACAGCGATGAGACGGCAGCCGATTCGAGTTCCGTCACTGCCGATAGATTCCTACGGTGGCTCCGCCGCAGCGATGACCCACGCAGCGCTGTCGTACGGGATGTCCTGAGCGCAGTCGCTATCGTCAGCCTCGTCGGCCTCGTGCTGTTCGCCGTCAGCGGGGTTTGGCCGCCGCTGGTCGCCATCGAAAGCGGGAGCATGGAACCGAATATGAACACCGGCGACCTCGTCTTCGTCGTCGCTACCGACCGATTCGTCGGCGACGAGTCGGTCGCTGACACCGGCGTCGTCACGCTCGAGAATGGTCGAGAAAGCGGCTACGAGACGTTCGATCGATCCGGCGACGTCGTCGTTTTCCGGCCCGACGGAAACGACTCCCGAACGCCGGTGATCCACCGCGCGCACTTCTGGGTGGAGGCGGGCGAAAACTGGGTCGACACCGAGGCCGAGTCGGCGAACCTCCGCGGGACGACCTGCGACGCCGTCGCCGCTTGCCCGGCGCCCCACGACGGGTTCGTCACGAAAGGCGACAACAACGGGATGTACGATCAAGTCACGAACGCCGGTGCCGAGACGACCGTCGTCCGACCGGACTGGGTCGTCGGCAAAGCGGCGTTCCGGATTCCGTGGCTCGGTCGGCTCCGGCTCGTCCTCGAGTCGCTCCTGTCGCAGTCGATCGATATCGGCGTCCACCGACTGACGGGTCCATCGCCTCGCTGA
- the rpiA gene encoding ribose-5-phosphate isomerase RpiA — protein sequence MKTAGGTDAAKRRAGERAAEEVEDGDVVALGTGSTTAYAIEAIGEAVGDGLEVQGIPTSFQSRQLALEVGIPLTDLDAVETVDLAIDGADQVVDDADSPAHGALVKGGGAAHAREKLVDAAAERFVVVADPTKLADALERSVPIEVLPDAHSVVADRLSELGGDPTLRDAERKDGPVVTDNGNLVLDCEFGRIDNPDALAARLSRLPGVVEHGLFVDLADATYVGLEDGVEVREY from the coding sequence ATGAAGACGGCAGGCGGCACCGACGCAGCGAAGCGCCGCGCGGGGGAACGCGCGGCCGAAGAAGTCGAAGACGGCGACGTCGTCGCCCTCGGAACCGGCTCGACGACCGCCTACGCGATCGAGGCCATCGGCGAGGCCGTCGGCGACGGCCTCGAGGTCCAAGGAATCCCGACTTCCTTCCAGTCCCGGCAACTGGCGCTCGAGGTGGGCATCCCGCTGACCGACCTCGACGCGGTCGAGACGGTCGACCTCGCGATCGACGGCGCGGATCAGGTCGTCGACGATGCGGACTCGCCGGCCCACGGCGCGCTCGTCAAGGGCGGCGGCGCCGCGCACGCGCGAGAGAAACTGGTCGATGCGGCGGCCGAGCGGTTCGTCGTCGTCGCCGATCCGACGAAGCTCGCCGACGCCCTCGAGCGGTCGGTCCCGATCGAAGTGCTTCCGGACGCTCACTCGGTCGTCGCCGACCGACTCAGCGAACTGGGCGGCGACCCGACGCTGCGGGACGCCGAGCGCAAGGACGGGCCGGTCGTCACGGACAACGGCAATCTGGTGCTCGACTGCGAGTTCGGCCGGATCGACAACCCCGACGCGCTTGCGGCGCGACTCTCGCGGCTCCCCGGCGTCGTCGAACACGGGCTGTTCGTCGACCTCGCCGACGCGACCTACGTGGGTCTCGAGGACGGCGTCGAGGTTCGGGAGTACTGA
- a CDS encoding DUF1931 family protein yields MADLIVKAAVKEALDDKNVASDFYDALDEEVDELLEDAARRAEANDRKTVQPRDL; encoded by the coding sequence ATGGCAGACCTTATCGTCAAAGCCGCCGTGAAGGAAGCGCTCGATGACAAGAACGTCGCCTCGGATTTCTACGACGCTCTCGACGAGGAAGTCGACGAGTTGCTCGAGGACGCCGCCCGTCGTGCGGAGGCTAACGACCGGAAGACGGTCCAGCCCCGCGACCTGTAA
- the larB gene encoding nickel pincer cofactor biosynthesis protein LarB gives MRELLDAVADGSLSPAQAEAKLKGYVTGEAGRFDAARQQRRGIPEAILAEGKTPAQVVALAETALETTDRALLTRLSDEQFAALEEAIPETVPDATFDRWSSSLLIRTPDYERPSLEATVGLVTAGTVDQPVADEAEAVCVDAGATVDRVDDIGVAALDRTLDQVDRLREADMLIVAAGREGALPTVIAGLVDTPVIGVPVSSGYGYGGDGEAALSGMLQSCTVMSVVNIDAGFVAGAQATLIARTIDAARADGSGDGK, from the coding sequence ATGCGCGAACTTCTCGATGCCGTCGCCGACGGCTCCCTCTCGCCAGCACAGGCCGAAGCCAAACTCAAGGGGTACGTCACCGGCGAAGCGGGACGGTTCGACGCCGCTCGACAACAGCGACGGGGCATTCCTGAAGCCATCCTCGCCGAGGGGAAGACGCCCGCGCAGGTCGTCGCGCTCGCCGAGACGGCCCTCGAGACGACCGACCGGGCGCTGCTGACGCGCCTCTCCGACGAGCAGTTCGCGGCCCTTGAGGAGGCGATCCCGGAGACGGTCCCCGACGCGACGTTCGATCGGTGGAGCTCGTCCCTGTTGATTCGGACGCCCGACTACGAGCGCCCGTCGCTCGAGGCGACGGTCGGACTGGTGACGGCGGGCACCGTCGACCAGCCGGTCGCCGACGAGGCCGAAGCCGTCTGCGTCGACGCCGGCGCGACCGTCGATCGAGTCGACGACATCGGCGTCGCGGCGCTCGACCGCACGCTCGATCAGGTCGATCGGCTTCGCGAGGCGGACATGCTGATCGTCGCCGCCGGCCGCGAGGGCGCGCTCCCGACGGTTATCGCCGGGCTCGTCGACACGCCGGTCATCGGCGTGCCCGTCTCGAGCGGCTACGGCTACGGCGGGGACGGCGAGGCGGCGCTTTCGGGGATGCTCCAGTCCTGTACCGTCATGTCGGTCGTTAACATCGACGCCGGTTTCGTCGCCGGCGCGCAGGCGACGCTGATCGCCCGCACGATCGACGCGGCGCGAGCCGACGGATCCGGAGACGGAAAATAA
- a CDS encoding DUF7563 family protein — MPKCNHCGAHVSERFARVFADERGEIHACVSCSANAGIAEAARERARGT, encoded by the coding sequence ATGCCCAAGTGTAACCACTGCGGCGCGCACGTGTCCGAGCGTTTCGCGCGGGTCTTCGCCGACGAACGCGGCGAAATCCACGCGTGCGTGAGTTGTTCGGCGAACGCGGGTATCGCCGAGGCAGCCCGAGAACGCGCTCGCGGCACCTGA
- a CDS encoding GIY-YIG nuclease family protein, whose product MADEHVVYVLECADGTLYTGYTTDLERRVAEHDAGEGAKYTRGRTPVELQYHERFASRSAAMSREYEIKQLSRTEKEQLIGLE is encoded by the coding sequence ATGGCCGACGAGCACGTCGTCTACGTCCTCGAGTGTGCCGACGGAACCCTCTATACGGGCTACACGACCGACCTCGAGCGACGCGTCGCCGAGCACGACGCGGGGGAGGGCGCCAAGTACACGCGCGGGCGCACGCCGGTGGAACTACAGTATCACGAGCGGTTCGCCTCGCGGTCGGCGGCGATGTCCCGCGAGTACGAGATCAAACAGCTGAGTCGTACCGAGAAGGAGCAGTTGATCGGCCTCGAGTAG
- a CDS encoding NADPH-dependent FMN reductase, producing MAPTPSVLAVNGSLRAESYTRTALRYVLRAAEDRGAETTLLDLREYDLPVYDPDVDDREQGDAREVKRLVREADAVALGTPVYHGSYSGALKNFHDYCGFDEYEDTTVGLLASAGGGSYGSTLDHLRITVRGVHGWVLPHQVGIRNASSRFRADPDAIDGRAFREDDLRERVEKLGRMLVEYAFIDPNVTSPRTTDADADADADD from the coding sequence ATGGCTCCGACGCCCTCCGTCCTCGCCGTCAACGGCAGCCTCCGGGCGGAAAGCTACACCCGAACGGCGCTCCGGTACGTCCTCCGCGCCGCCGAGGACCGCGGCGCCGAAACGACCCTGCTGGACCTGCGGGAGTACGATCTGCCCGTCTACGATCCCGACGTCGACGACCGGGAGCAGGGCGACGCTCGCGAGGTCAAGCGACTCGTCCGCGAGGCCGACGCCGTCGCGCTCGGCACGCCCGTCTACCACGGCTCGTACTCGGGTGCACTGAAGAACTTCCACGACTACTGCGGCTTCGACGAGTACGAGGACACGACCGTCGGCCTCCTCGCCAGTGCCGGCGGCGGCAGCTACGGCTCGACGCTCGATCACCTCCGGATCACCGTGCGGGGCGTCCACGGCTGGGTCCTCCCTCACCAGGTCGGCATCCGCAACGCCTCGAGTCGCTTCCGGGCCGATCCGGACGCGATCGACGGCCGCGCATTCCGCGAGGACGACCTGCGGGAGCGCGTCGAGAAACTCGGCCGGATGCTCGTCGAGTACGCCTTCATCGACCCGAACGTGACGTCACCGCGGACGACGGACGCGGATGCGGATGCGGATGCGGACGACTGA